One window from the genome of Candidatus Hydrogenedentota bacterium encodes:
- a CDS encoding NUDIX hydrolase: MSIKPRPFEWNYCAMCGAALSLSSDGEKPRPYCAGCNRFFYRNPLPAVCAIITRGEELLLVQRAVDPCRGHWSLPGGFVELGETAEDALVREMREETALEVSGLSLVGVSTQQSIHYGGVMVLGYAVGKWTGEPKPDSDATDIRFFAPDARPPLPFPAHRELLALFDKQSGNRLLA; encoded by the coding sequence ATGTCCATAAAGCCGCGTCCATTCGAGTGGAATTATTGCGCCATGTGCGGCGCGGCGCTTTCTTTGTCTTCGGATGGTGAAAAGCCGCGTCCTTATTGTGCCGGCTGCAATCGTTTTTTCTACCGGAATCCGTTGCCGGCCGTGTGCGCTATCATTACCCGCGGCGAAGAGTTGCTGCTGGTTCAGCGGGCCGTGGACCCCTGCCGCGGCCACTGGTCGCTGCCCGGCGGGTTTGTCGAACTGGGGGAAACCGCCGAGGATGCGCTTGTTCGCGAAATGCGCGAGGAAACCGCGCTCGAAGTGTCCGGTTTGTCCCTGGTGGGCGTCAGCACCCAGCAGAGCATCCATTACGGCGGGGTGATGGTTCTCGGTTATGCGGTCGGGAAATGGACCGGGGAACCCAAGCCCGATTCCGATGCGACCGACATCCGGTTCTTTGCGCCGGATGCCCGTCCCCCGTTGCCGTTTCCCGCCCACCGCGAACTGTTGGCCCTTTTCGACAAGCAATCAGGGAACCGGCTTCTTGCGTAG